In Drosophila simulans strain w501 chromosome X, Prin_Dsim_3.1, whole genome shotgun sequence, one DNA window encodes the following:
- the LOC27207764 gene encoding disheveled-associated activator of morphogenesis 1 isoform X2, translated as MDLVVPPNGLYEMPHQPEYLDYEAMRRPTLQSCPIVCINEPDTHSANTEILQTSPESTLEKPKAAPSGGASTSVTSLNGSCIAINGGIGEGATATASAATSTAAGVTKITITSDNGNASTSTKANTGSSIDGYKNSSLVSITSLNSCSDLSQGSTATLPISSTNCSGNNVSRHPLSNSGNSGSDTSSNNFQERFDFEHWKGLLSDYNCFHGLYRYWTQCSGRSSSANDNGRDSDQQQSQSNHENGLGSGAGSFYTHNILGYTFGYPFGLKEDLDGSGNCNSNCSGSSNTNGLGLRKWLSGNTSSNETPLQKHYRHQQKKKMPGFRGRRVWCGCFKDDEPPEICVVEGAFTLQTLTPTQPMPSVDELDTKFAELVEELDLTAPNKEAMLSLPAQKKWQIYCSRKLPLDAADGPDAAAITQPPTAEHYIERLKELVVHISLSPEDSPSHELGNRLDGHAAFVDALKTALRTSTHSFVLRFVELDGLPALLDLLLQLDIRVANSPLHTSLIGCIKALMNNSMGRAHVLAHPTAIDTIARSLAADNIRTKIAALEILGAVCLVPGGHRKVLQAMLHFQVFATERTRFQSIVNDLDRSTYAYRDNVNLKTALMSFVNAVLNYGPGQENLEFRLHLRYEFLMLGIQPVIDKLRTHENETLDRHLDFFEMVRAEDEKEFARRFKEDHVDTKSAGSMFELLRRKLSHSPAYPHMLSLLQHMLLLPYTGHCTEHWLLIDRVVQQIVLQVEQRPNSDLIVDPDDPEKQLKLAAESPVHDPDVAPLQIDVAKLVRLLVKEEQLTQARKRADELERENFDVQSRLAKKEQELDLRMQEKEDLETGLARMRERLEKESAQHSQAVQRAQTAEMRAEDLQHRLISEQQERARLERLVTEGSIPDDQKVAGLTGCNGAVSPPPAPPMLKAIPPPPPPMAPSMMPPPPPPCPGAPPPPPSMAQTMAPAPPKVDLPKKNVPQPTNPLKSFNWSKLPDAKLQGTVWSELDESKLYNNMELESIDKLFSAYQKNGVSATDGSYEDLRVTGKAAKQKVLSVIDGRRAQNCTILLSKLKMSDMEISKAILSMDSNEQLQLDMVEQLLKFTPSAEERALLDEHSEDIESLARADRFLYEISKIPHYEQRLKSLHYKKRFMLTINDLVPRITSVMEASREVARSRRLRKLLELVLALGNYMNRGARGNASGFRLASLNRLADTKSSAAKGTTLLHYLVQVIERKFKDLLKLEDDIPHVREASKVSLGEMDKDIQMLRTGLADVAREIEFHRSSGPAQQGDRFLPVMREFHAQASVRFAELEDKFQDMKTRFDRAVRLFGEDGSVLQPDEFFGIFDSFLAAFAEARHDNESFRRRQEEEEKRAKQEAELKKRTIERKNKTGLMTSVARNLGLKSGSSNGDPDSPAKGGVGDNKGEFDDLISALRTGDVFGEDMAKFKRSRKARVLNGGGSSTGHTSPPRHGSLQREESGRERERTVRRQ; from the exons ATGGACTTAGTCGTGCCACCGAACGGACTCTATGAGATGCCGCACCAACCGGAGTATCTGGATTATGAGGCGATGAGAAGACCA ACCCTTCAGTCGTGTCCCATCGTGTGCATCAATGAGCCGGACACACACAGTGCCAACACAGAGATATTGCAGACAAGTCCGGAGAGCACGCTAGAGAAGCCCAAGGCGGCGCCATCCGGTGGAGCCAGCACGAGTGTGACTAGCTTGAACGGCAGTTGCATTGCCATCAATGGAGGAATAGGAGAAGGcgccactgcaactgcatcggCAGCTACCAGCACTGCGGCTGGAGTGACCAAGATAACGATAACCAGTGACAACGGCAAcgccagcaccagcaccaaaGCGAACACAGGCAGTTCCATCGACGGCTACAAGAACAGCAGCTTGGTGTCCATCACCAGCCTAAACAGCTGCAGCGACCTCAGCCAGGGCAGCACCGCCACCCTGCccatcagcagcaccaactgcagcggcaacaacgtCAGCAGGCATCCTCTCAGCAACAGTGgcaacagcggcagcgacACCTCGTCCAACAACTTCCAGGAGCGGTTCGACTTTGAACACTGGAAGGGCTTACTCAGCGACTACAACTGCTTTCACGGGCTGTATCGCTACTGGACTCAGTGCAGCGGACGCAGCAGCAGTGCCAACGACAACGGCAGGGACAGTGatcagcagcagtcgcagtcCAACCATGAGAACGGCCTGGGCAGCGGAGCCGGTTCCTTCTACACCCACAATATACTAGGCTACACCTTCGGCTATCCGTTTGGCTTGAAGGAGGACCTCGACGGCagcggcaactgcaacagcaactgcagcggcagcagcaacaccaacggTCTTGGCCTCAGGAAGTGGCTTTCAGGCAATACCAGCAGCAACGAGACGCCGCTCCAGAAGCACTACAGACaccagcagaagaagaagatgcCCGGCTTCAGGGGCAGAAGGGTGTGGTGCGGTTGCTTCAAG GACGATGAGCCACCCGAGATTTGTGTGGTGGAAGGCGCGTTTACCCTGCAGACGCTCACGCCCACCCAACCCATGCCGTCAGTGGATGAGCTGGACACCAAGTTCGCGGAGCTGGTGGAGGAGCTCGATCTGACGGCCCCCAACAAGGAGGCGATGCTCAGCCTGCCCGCGCAGAAGAAATGGCAAATCTACTGCTCGAGAAAGCTGCCCTTGGATGCGGCCGATGGACCAGATGCAGCGGCCatcacccagccacccaccgcaGAGCACTACATTGAGCGACTGAAGGAGCTGGTGGTGCACATATCGCTCTCGCCGGAGGACTCGCCCAGCCATGAGCTGGGCAATCGCTTGGATGGCCATGCCGCCTTTGTGGACGCCCTGAAGACGGCGCTACGCACATCCACCCACAGTTTCGTTCTCCGATTCGTGGAGCTGGACGGGCTTCCTGCTCTGCTCGacctcctgctgcagctggacaTTCGAGTGGCTAACAGCCCGCTGCACACCAGTCTCATTGGGTGCATCAAGGCACTGATGAACAACTCGATGGGTCGGGCGCACGTGCTCGCCCATCCAACGGCCATCGACACCATAGCCAGATCCCTAGCAGCGGACAACATTCGCACGAAAATCGCCGCCCTGGAGATTCTGGGTGCCGTGTGTCTGGTGCCCGGCGGTCATCGCAAGGTGCTGCAGGCTATGCTCCACTTCCAGGTCTTCGCTACGGAACGCACCCGTTTCCAGAGCATTGTCAACGACCTGGATCGCTCGACCTATGCGTACAGGGACAATGTCAATCTGAAGACCGCCCTTATGTCATTCGTGAATGCGGTGCTCAACTACGGACCCGGCCAGGAGAACCTCGAGTTCCGACTGCACTTGAGGTACGAGTTTCTCATGCTCGGTATACAGCCTGTGATCGACAAGCTGCGCACGCACGAGAACGAAACGCTGGACAGGCATTTG GACTTCTTTGAGATGGTTCGGGCTGAGGATGAGAAGGAGTTTGCCCGCCGTTTTAAGGAGGACCACGTGGACACCAAGAGCGCTGGCTCCATGTTTGAGCTGCTGCGCCGCAAGCTCAGTCATTCGCCCGCGTATCCCCACATGCTCTCCCTTCTGCAGCACATGCTTCTGCTACCCT ATACGGGTCACTGCACGGAACACTGGTTGCTGATTGATCGCGTGGTACAGCAGATAGTGCTGCAGGTGGAACAGCGGCCAAACAGTGATCTTATCGTCGACCCCGATGACCCTGAAAAGCAACTGAAGTTGGCCGCCGAGTCGCCAGTCCATGATCCTGATGTGGCGCCCTTGCAGATCGACGTGGCTAAGCTGGTGCGTCTGCTGGTCAAGGAGGAACAGCTGACGCAAGCGCGAAAGCGGGCTGACGAGCTGGAGCGTGAGAACTTTGACGTGCAGTCGCGGCTGGCCAAGAAGGAGCAGGAACTCGACCTCCGCATGCAAGAGAAAGAGGACTTGGAGACGGGACTAGCGCGCATGCGCGAGCGTTTGGAGAAGGAGTCCGCGCAGCACTCGCAGGCGGTGCAGCGGGCGCAGACTGCAGAGATGCGAGCAGAAGACCTGCAGCACCGCTTGATCAGCGAGCAGCAGGAACGGGCTCGCTTGGAGAGACTGGTTACCGAGGGCAGCATCCCAGACGACCAGAAGGTGGCCGGCCTCACGGGCTGCAATGGTGCCGTCTCGCCTCCACCGGCACCTCCCATGCTCAAGGCCATTCCGCCACCTCCGCCACCCATGGCGCCGTCCATGATgcccccaccaccacctccttgCCCGGGAgctcctccacctccgccaAGCATGGCACAAACGATGG CTCCAGCGCCACCAAAAGTGGATCTGCCAAAGAAGAATGTGCCACAGCCGACGAATCCCCTGAAGAGCTTCAACTGGTCGAAACTGCCGGACGCCAAGCTACAGGGCACCGTTTGGAGCGAGCTCGATGAAAGCAAGCTGTACAACAACATGGAGCTGGAGTCAATTGATAAACTGTTCTCGGCTTACCAAAAGAACGGGGTATCG GCCACTGATGGATCCTATGAGGACTTAAGGGTAACTGGCAAGGCTGCCAAGCAGAAAGTGCTGTCGGTGATCGACGGACGCCGGGCGCAGAACTGCACCATCCTGCTGAGCAAACTGAAGATGAGCGACATGGAGATATCAAA GGCCATTCTCTCCATGGACAGCaacgagcagctgcagctggacaTGGTCGAGCAGCTGCTCAAGTTCACGCCCTCGGCGGAAGAGCGAGCTTTGCTGGACGAGCACAGCGAGGACATTGAGTCTCTCGCTCGGGCCGATCGATTCCTCTATGAGATATCCAA GATTCCGCACTACGAGCAGCGCCTGAAGAGTCTGCACTACAAGAAGCGTTTCATGCTGACAATCAACGACCTGGTCCCCCGCATAACCAGTGTGATGGAGGCCTCTCGTGAGGTGGCTCGTTCCCGTCGCCTGCGCAAGCTTCTTGAGTTGGTCCTCGCCCTAG GCAACTACATGAACCGCGGGGCACGTGGCAACGCATCGGGATTCCGACTGGCGTCCCTTAACCGGCTGGCGGACACCAAGTCCAGTGCCGCCAAGGGCACCACCCTGCTACACTACCTCGTGCAGGTGATTGAACGCAAGTTTAAGGACCTTCTTAAGTTGGAGGACGATATCCCGCATGTGCGTGAAGCCTCCAAGGTGTCGCTGGGCGAGATGGACAAGGACATTCAGATGCTGCGCACGGGTCTGGCAGACGTGGCGCGCGAAATCGAGTTCCACCGCAGTTCAGGCCCGGCCCAACAGGGTGATCGCTTTCTACCCGTGATGCGCGAGTTCCACGCGCAGGCGTCAGTGCGCTTCGCCGAGCTTGAGGACAAGTTTCAGGACATGAAGACGCGCTTTGATCGTGCGGTACGCCTCTTCGGCGAGGATGGTTCGGTTTTGCAGCCGGACGAGTTCTTTGGCATCTTTGACTCCTTCCTGGCCGCCTTCGCGGAGGCGCGGCATGACAACGAGAGCTTCCGTCGGCGACAGGAGGAAGAGGAGAAGCGCGCCAAGCAGGAGGCGGAGCTCAAGAAGCGCACAATAGAGCGCAAGAACAAGACCGGCCTAATGACCAGCGTGGCTCGCAATCTGGGCCTCAAGTCGGGCTCATCCAATGGGGATCCTGACTCCCCGGCAAAGGGAGGCGTAGGCGACAACAAGGGCGAGTTCGACGACCTAATCTCGGCCCTGAGGACCGGAGACGTGTTCGGCGAGGACATGGCCAAGTTCAAGCGGTCGCGCAAGGCGCGCGTGCTTAACGGCGGCGGGTCCTCCACTGGGCACACCTCGCCGCCCCGCCACGGCAGCCTCCAGAGGGAGGAGAGTGGGCGGGAGCGCGAGCGGACCGTGAGGCGCCAGTAA